One Ctenopharyngodon idella isolate HZGC_01 chromosome 9, HZGC01, whole genome shotgun sequence DNA window includes the following coding sequences:
- the lmo7a gene encoding LIM domain only protein 7 isoform X2, whose product MEWRPQSAVGYEAAYSEAQRWIEAVTKKKFGSSNFRSSLENGLLLCDLINKIKPGIIKKLNRLSTPIAGLDNISLFLKACAKLGLKEAQLFHPGDLQDLSTRVTVKRQESSRRLKNVLITIYWLGRKAHADPFYNGPYLKLKAFEGLLGTALYKALEDCTSLRGSARNSTCRDSWYSEKEELFPLRSGHRREDSLDSLDSLGSRTYSTSSDATLKGSSEGCGSDPEADLSFTMSESKEYRRSMVLTPKTTTQFNQFLPTKDKQTGYVPAPLRKKRAERNEDNRRSWASPMFTEDDGTFSSHERAGSDPSSITGLKSQTTAHQSLAYEYESSDSDADRPDPDVVLDDLASRRFHSPSPVAPTNFALPMSQLEAAAVSCASRPQVAVSNVPRQSLTHLSSQSQPLQRTYRRPVSTDACIYDDSEEEDDEFGYADPVQDDLYARKVGLMPQTSATEPFDKFLPKFWTPEEDAHVKMIKLGSQRRPWYRKIQGFSRKKSGSSSEESDGDVNPWLSVPIFSRTQSEPPSSHSHAPEGLAQSSLTSTPSSQTQHLTVAQQSVGLSKLKPPDFWPRPDPASGPRLIKCEKHPLLGRENPNDPYNVSADILPDLENDDMFTRRTKAFHSSDDLAKLKYGNFLVPRHRSEADVTVVIQPRHEGEPVYPDIEKDDVAFRRAQQQICHRPLSGAPDNYHPVPIPETWALPPKLQAKLMCVPIEPRHNKPKPESKCRAEQHLKTDDMLLRKLKALNTQGTEEKGSPSVSLSCNEEDMQKWQAIREASRVRYRKRLMVERLLQKSSDSKGSKSVSDITEDETNLSASTIELRFEELQKMRARLKENEDKWQDDLTKWKNKRRSVNSDIVKKKEEREQIEQITSSGARKSKTFKEMQDGREGREQSNFRDRFNSSVDDVFEDPVPRTRTLPARSYTVDVPYAPKDKPSQPSIPSLREKEPVAGTLVSDQTDFPSKPDRSSPDIPISMNNSIQESKTTTQNLLDDPVPAFSDSVIKPTSMIKPISVSKPSSVLNSSDLISNTKPVENSSSPISSLYKPNSMDTKQSGLAQVSASLPKSYQRSDSARLPSVVTPRPFGTQANRITSLPRAFTMDDSLKRTNGETDSLKKTTVSNRYAQYVKEDDDVSQESPKHSSDEDERSEGRTPSPVPPVNKVSPLLKSSFPLVPPNEVDYSEMRISLNQKPNSSRDFGFQNDWDSTGVRVKSVVPGSTAEHGQVKVGDEILTVNGHRVADMSYNEWKSSMEEALQQGSLLMDIRRHGKNNWGRDLPSLPFKSHKTINLTSLDPLGPSEPYLSTNLDFTSQQTKDNVVKTVNVSSQPGNNHGSNGINGGFREDSENVNNKESESISMKNLKRRSEFFEQGGSDTAISNLPMPSITTSTTRWSWDPEEERKRQEKWQKEQERLLQEKYKKDQEKLDEEWRKAQQDLVKAGSKDYEEEMELDRHNLYSPLSSIRQPTVSWEEQEASRLAQQEEERKKREEERLRLEDEKKREKERLRLEEERKKREEERLQLEVERRKQQEQERLEEERKREEEKRKKREEERQRLEEERRKREEERRKKEEQERLEEQRWKREEEERLLQEKERNRREEERSRLEEQKRFQDQDKVDSFGYTNVYPELSYSHRSISKSTPELDEVAKPDIKGVYSRHRGLAGWLLEEELRRKKNPQIQKKQAASELELERRSILNAMKYRDPERASGGLGEVSRDYKKEPLTQAEVERKQILQEMRKKTSLNTDNSWIRQQSSASVTPKEPVDLPIRRGESLDNLDMPRSSWRSSWSASNSTSLIPDYSRPHSALSGSSSYYSGRPGSATLPASQSMSSLKQSWSPSPTTPEPEPQAPLRNRSVSGRKICSFCNTPLGKGAAMIIESLGLCYHLNCFKCSDCRSDLGGSQAGAEVRIRNQQLYCNSCYMRLKTGQPTSM is encoded by the exons GACAACATCAGCCTCTTCCTAAAAGCCTGTGCAAAGCTCGGACTAAAAGAGGCCCAACTTTTCCATCCAGGAGACCTGCAAGACTTATCCACACGTGTGACTGTCAA ACGCCAGGAGAGCAGCAGGAGGCTCAAAAAT GTTCTGATCACCATATATTGGTTGGGCAGAAAGGCACATGCTGATCCATTTTACAATGGACCTTACCTAAAACTAAAGGCTTTTGAGGGATTACTTGGCACAGCACTATATAAG GCACTAGAGGATTGCACATCACTGCGGGGCAGTGCACGAAACAGCACTTGTAGAGATAGCTGGTACTCAGAGAAAGAAGAGCTCTTCCCACTACGGTCCGGACACAGGAGAGAAGACTCTCTAGACAGCCTCGACTCGCTGGGCTCCAGAACTTACAGCACATCCTCAGACGCTACACTCAAAGGAAGCAGCGAGG GTTGTGGTAGTGACCCTGAAGCAGATCTGAGCTTCACGATGTCAGAAAGTAAGGAATACCGCCGTTCGATGGTCTTAACCCCTAAGACCACCACTCAGTTCAATCAGTTCCTGCCAACAAAGGACAAGCAGACGGGCTATGTTCCAGCACCATTACGCAAGAAACGCGCTGAGCGAAATGAAGACAACAGAAGAAGCTGGGCTAGCCCTATGTTCACAGAAGATGACGGCACTTTTTCTAG TCATGAGAGGGCAGGTTCAGACCCTTCATCTATCACCGGGTTGAAATCCCAGACAACTGCCCACCAGTCTTTGGCCTATGAGTATGAGAGCAGTGATTCAGATGCAGATCGACCGGATCCCGACGTGGTTCTAGATGACCTCGCTAGCCGTAGATTTCACAGCCCATCCCCTGTCGCTCCGACCAACTTTGCCTTACCCATGAGCCAGCTGGAGGCAGCTGCTGTCTCATGTGCCTCCAGGCCACAGGTGGCTGTCAGTAATGTGCCCCGGCAGTCACTGACCCATCTCAG CAGTCAGTCACAGCCTCTTCAGAGGACTTACAGGAGGCCTGTATCCACTGACGCCTGCATTTACGATGACTCTGAAGAAGAGGATGATGAGTTTGGCTATGCTGATCCTGTTCAAGATGACCTTTATGCCCGTAAAGTTGGCCTGATGCCCCAAACATCTGCCACAGAGCCTTTTGATAAATTTCTGCCCAAGTTCTGGACACCTGAGGAGGATGCACATGTGAAGATGATCAAACTGGGCTCCCAGCGCCGCCCTTGGTACAGGAAGATCCAAGGTTTCAG TCGCAAGAAGTCAGGTTCGTCCTCTGAAGAATCAGATGGTGACGTCAATCCCTGGCTCTCTGTACCTATTTTCTCTCGCACTCAGTCTGAACCCCCTTCCTCTCACTCCCATGCACCTGAAGGCCTCGCACAGTCCAGCCTCACTTCCACACCCAG TTCTCAAACACAACACCTTACGGTTGCTCAGCAGAGTGTTGGGCTCTCTAAGTTAAAGCCCCCTGATTTTTGGCCCAGACCAGATCCCGCCTCTGGCCCCAGACTCATAAAATGCGAAAAGCATCCCCTCCTTGGGCGTGAAAACCCTAACGATCCATACAACGTTTCTGCCGACATCCTGCCTGATTTGGAAAATGACGATATGTTTACACGTCGTACAAAAGCCTTCCATTCGAGTGATGATCTGGCCAAGTTGAAGTACGGTAACTTCCTGGTGCCTCGCCACAGATCGGAGGCCGACGTCACGGTGGTAATTCAGCCCCGTCATGAGGGTGAACCCGTTTATCCTGACATTGAAAAAGATGATGTGGCTTTTCGAAGGGCTCAACAGCAAATCTGTCATCGCCCTCTGTCTGGGGCCCCTGATAACTACCACCCTGTTCCTATTCCAGAGACATGGGCTTTGCCACCAAAACTGCAGGCCAAGCTGATGTGTGTCCCAATTGAACCCAGACATAACAAACCCAAGCCAGAGAGTAAATGCAGAGCAGAGCAGCACCTGAAAACAGATGATATGCTACTTAGGAAGCTAAAAGCTTTAAATACCCAAGGGACGGAGGAAAAGGGATCTCCCAGTGTTTCTTTGTCTTGCAATGAAGAAGATATGCAGAAATGGCAAGCCATCAGAGAGGCCAGCCGTGTGCGATACAGGAAGAGGCTGATGGTGGAGAG ACTGCTCCAGAAAAGCTCTGATAGTAAAGG gaGCAAATCAGTGAGTGACATCACTGAAGATGAGACGAACCTCAGCGCCTCGACGATAGAGTTGCGCTTCGAAGAGCTGCAGAAGATGCGTGCTCGGTTGAAGGAGAATGAAGATAAATGGCAAGAT GATCTTACAAAGTGGAAGAATAAGCGCAGGAGTGTGAATTCTGACATTGTGAAgaaaaaagaggagagagaacagATCGAGCAGATCACTTCAAGCGGCGCTAGGAAATCAAAGACCTTCAAGGAAATGCAGGATGGGAG AGAGGGCCGTGAGCAAAGCAACTTCAGGGACCGATTTAACTCAAGCGTTGATGATGTCTTTGAAGATCCTGTACCCAGAACTAGAACTCTGCCAGCACGTAGCTACACCGTTGACGTCCCTTACGCCCCCAAGGACAAACCTTCCCAACCCTCCATACCATCTCTAAGAGAAAAGGAACCCGTGGCTGGCACGCTGGTATCAGATCAGACTGATTTTCCATCCAAACCTGATCGCTCTAGTCCAGATATCCCAATTTCAATGAATAACAGCATTCAGGAGAGCAAAACAACAACCCAAAACCTTCTGGATGATCCAGTTCCTGCTTTCTCCGACAGCGTGATTAAGCCCACCAGCATGATCAAGCCCATCAGCGTCAGTAAACCCAGCAGCGTTCTCAACAGCTCGGACTTGATTAGCAACACTAAGCCAGTTGAGAACTCCAGCAGCCCCATTAGCTCATTGTATAAGCCCAATTCAATGGATACAAAGCAGTCTGGGCTGGCTCAAGTTTCTGCCTCCCTCCCCAAGAGCTACCAGAGATCAGATAGCGCAAGACTCCCCTCTGTAGTCACGCCCAGGCCATTCGGCACACAGGCCAACCGAATAACCTCTCTTCCCAGAGCATTCACG ATGGACGACTCTCTTAAGCGCACcaatggagagacagacagcCTCAAGAAAACTACAGTTTCCAACCGCTATGCTCAGTATGTGAAAGAGGATGACGATGTCTCCCAGGAAAGCCCTAAGCACAGCAGTGACGAAGATGAGAGATCAGAGGGGAGAACCCCGTCTCCTGTCCCTCCGGTCAACAAGGTGTCGCCCCTGCTTAAATCTTCATTCCCACTCGTCCCTCCCAATGAG GTGGACTACAGTGAGATGAGGATCAGCCTGAACCAGAAACCCAACAGTAGCCGGGACTTTGGCTTTCAGAACGACTGGGACTCCACTGGGGTCCGTGTCAAATCTGTAGTTCCAG GCAGCACAGCGGAGCACGGTCAGGTTAAGGTTGGAGATGAGATCCTTACGGTGAACGGGCACCGGGTGGCAGACATGAGCTATAATGAGTGGAAGAGCAGTATGGAGGAGGCCTTGCAGCAGGGAAGTCTGCTTATGGACATCCGCAGACATGGCAAGAATA ACTGGGGCAGAGACCTACCTTCCCTTCCATTTAAAAGCCATAAGACCATCAATCTGACCAGTCTGGATCCTCTAGGTCCCTCTGAGCCATATCTCAGCACCAACCTGGATTTCACATCCCAACAAACCAAGGACAACGTTGTGAAAACTGTGAATGTCAGCTCACAGCCAGGCAAT AATCATGGCTCAAATGGGATAAATGGAGGCTTCCGTGAGGATTCAGAGAATGTGAATAATAAAg AATCTGAATCCATTTctatgaaaaacttaaaaaggAGATCAGAGTTTTTTGAACAAG gtggatcTGATACAGCAATATCAAAT CTTCCCATGCCCTCCATTACTACATCCACTACACGCTGGTCCTGGGATCCAGAAGAAGAGCGCAAACGACAAGAGAAGTGGCAGAAAGAGCAGGAGCGTTTGCTGCAG GAGAAGTACAAAAAAGACCAAGAAAAACTTGATGAGGAGTGGAGAAAGGCACAGCAAGATCTTGTGAAGGCAGGCTCCAAAGATTATGAGGAG GAGATGGAGCTGGACAGACACAACCTCTACTCCCCTCTGTCCTCCATCAGACAACCCACTGTTTCATGGGAAGAGCAAGAGGCTTCCAGATTAGCCCAGCAAGaggaagaaaggaagaaaagagAAGAGGAGAGGTTACGTTTAGAGGacgagaaaaaaagagagaaagagaggctgCGGTTagaggaagagaggaaaaagagagaggaagagaggcTGCAGTTAGAGGTAGAAAGGAGAAAACAACAGGAACAAGAGCGTCTTGaggaagagaggaagagagaagaagaaaagaggaagaaaagagaaGAGGAGAGGCAGCGTttagaggaagagaggagaaaaagagaggaagagaggaggAAGAAGGAAGAACAAGAGCGCCTTGAGGAACAGAGGTGGaagagagaagaggaagagcgcCTCCTTCAGGAAAAAGAGAGGAACAgaagagaggaggagaggagtCGACTGGAAGAGCAGAAGAGATTTCAGGATCAAGA TAAGGTGGACTCCTTTGGCTATACCAATGTTTACCCTGAATTATCCTACTCACACAG GTCCATTTCCAAATCCACTCCAGAACTTGATGAGGTTGCAAAACCAGATATTAAAG GTGTGTACAGCAGACACAGGGGTCTGGCAGGATGGCTGCTGGAGGAGGAATTGAGGCGAAAGAAAAACCCTCAGATCCAGAAAAAGCAGGCAGCGAGTGAGCTTGAGCTCGAGAGGAGGAGCATCCTCAATGCCATGAAATACAGAGACCCAGAGAGAG CAAGCGGTGGTTTGGGTGAGGTCAGCAGGGACTATAAGAAAGAGCCTCTAACTCAGGCTGAAGTGGAAAGGAAACAGATCCTTCAAGAAATGAGGAAGAAGACTTCCTTGAACACAGACAACAGCTGGATTCGCCAGCAGAGCTCTGCCAGTGTCACCCCCAAAGAACCAGTTGATCTTCCCATAAGGAG GGGCGAGTCTCTTGACAACCTCGATATGCCTCGTTCCTCCTGGAGATCATCATGGAGCGCATCTAACAGCACCTCGCTCATACCAGATTACAGCCGTCCTCATTCGGCCCTCTCTGGCTCCTCGTCGTACTATAGTGGACGTCCAGGGTCTGCCACTCTGCCGGCATCTCAGTCCATGAGCTCCCTCAAGCAGTCCTGGTCTCCATCCCCAACTACACCAGAGCCAGAGCCTCAAGCTCCACTACGGAATAG GTCAGTGAGTGGCAGGAAAATCTGTTCGTTCTGTAATACACCACTGGGCAAAGGAGCAGCCATGATCATCGAGTCCCTGGGGCTCTGTTATCATTTGAATTGTTTTAAG TGCTCTGACTGCAGGTCTGATTTGGGAGGCTCACAAGCAGGAGCAGAAGTCAGAATACGAAACCAACAGCTCTACTGTAACTCCTGCTATATGCGACTCAAAA CTGGTCAGCCCACATCCATGTGA
- the lmo7a gene encoding LIM domain only protein 7 isoform X8, which translates to MEWRPQSAVGYEAAYSEAQRWIEAVTKKKFGSSNFRSSLENGLLLCDLINKIKPGIIKKLNRLSTPIAGLDNISLFLKACAKLGLKEAQLFHPGDLQDLSTRVTVKRQESSRRLKNVLITIYWLGRKAHADPFYNGPYLKLKAFEGLLGTALYKALEDCTSLRGSARNSTCRDSWYSEKEELFPLRSGHRREDSLDSLDSLGSRTYSTSSDATLKGSSEGCGSDPEADLSFTMSESKEYRRSMVLTPKTTTQFNQFLPTKDKQTGYVPAPLRKKRAERNEDNRRSWASPMFTEDDGTFSSHERAGSDPSSITGLKSQTTAHQSLAYEYESSDSDADRPDPDVVLDDLASRRFHSPSPVAPTNFALPMSQLEAAAVSCASRPQVAVSNVPRQSLTHLSSQSQPLQRTYRRPVSTDACIYDDSEEEDDEFGYADPVQDDLYARKVGLMPQTSATEPFDKFLPKFWTPEEDAHVKMIKLGSQRRPWYRKIQGFSRKKSGSSSEESDGDVNPWLSVPIFSRTQSEPPSSHSHAPEGLAQSSLTSTPSSQTQHLTVAQQSVGLSKLKPPDFWPRPDPASGPRLIKCEKHPLLGRENPNDPYNVSADILPDLENDDMFTRRTKAFHSSDDLAKLKYGNFLVPRHRSEADVTVVIQPRHEGEPVYPDIEKDDVAFRRAQQQICHRPLSGAPDNYHPVPIPETWALPPKLQAKLMCVPIEPRHNKPKPESKCRAEQHLKTDDMLLRKLKALNTQGTEEKGSPSVSLSCNEEDMQKWQAIREASRVRYRKRLMVERLLQKSSDSKGSKSVSDITEDETNLSASTIELRFEELQKMRARLKENEDKWQDDLTKWKNKRRSVNSDIVKKKEEREQIEQITSSGARKSKTFKEMQDGREGREQSNFRDRFNSSVDDVFEDPVPRTRTLPARSYTVDVPYAPKDKPSQPSIPSLREKEPVAGTLVSDQTDFPSKPDRSSPDIPISMNNSIQESKTTTQNLLDDPVPAFSDSVIKPTSMIKPISVSKPSSVLNSSDLISNTKPVENSSSPISSLYKPNSMDTKQSGLAQVSASLPKSYQRSDSARLPSVVTPRPFGTQANRITSLPRAFTMDDSLKRTNGETDSLKKTTVSNRYAQYVKEDDDVSQESPKHSSDEDERSEGRTPSPVPPVNKVSPLLKSSFPLVPPNEVDYSEMRISLNQKPNSSRDFGFQNDWDSTGVRVKSVVPGSTAEHGQVKVGDEILTVNGHRVADMSYNEWKSSMEEALQQGSLLMDIRRHGKNNWGRDLPSLPFKSHKTINLTSLDPLGPSEPYLSTNLDFTSQQTKDNVVKTVNVSSQPGNNHGSNGINGGFREDSENVNNKESESISMKNLKRRSEFFEQGSKGLTVSSLVYLCGGSDTAISNLPMPSITTSTTRWSWDPEEERKRQEKWQKEQERLLQEKYKKDQEKLDEEWRKAQQDLVKAGSKDYEEEMELDRHNLYSPLSSIRQPTVSWEEQEASRLAQQEEERKKREEERLRLEDEKKREKERLRLEEERKKREEERLQLEVERRKQQEQERLEEERKREEEKRKKREEERQRLEEERRKREEERRKKEEQERLEEQRWKREEEERLLQEKERNRREEERSRLEEQKRFQDQDKVDSFGYTNVYPELSYSHRSISKSTPELDEVAKPDIKASGGLGEVSRDYKKEPLTQAEVERKQILQEMRKKTSLNTDNSWIRQQSSASVTPKEPVDLPIRRGESLDNLDMPRSSWRSSWSASNSTSLIPDYSRPHSALSGSSSYYSGRPGSATLPASQSMSSLKQSWSPSPTTPEPEPQAPLRNRSVSGRKICSFCNTPLGKGAAMIIESLGLCYHLNCFKCSDCRSDLGGSQAGAEVRIRNQQLYCNSCYMRLKTGQPTSM; encoded by the exons GACAACATCAGCCTCTTCCTAAAAGCCTGTGCAAAGCTCGGACTAAAAGAGGCCCAACTTTTCCATCCAGGAGACCTGCAAGACTTATCCACACGTGTGACTGTCAA ACGCCAGGAGAGCAGCAGGAGGCTCAAAAAT GTTCTGATCACCATATATTGGTTGGGCAGAAAGGCACATGCTGATCCATTTTACAATGGACCTTACCTAAAACTAAAGGCTTTTGAGGGATTACTTGGCACAGCACTATATAAG GCACTAGAGGATTGCACATCACTGCGGGGCAGTGCACGAAACAGCACTTGTAGAGATAGCTGGTACTCAGAGAAAGAAGAGCTCTTCCCACTACGGTCCGGACACAGGAGAGAAGACTCTCTAGACAGCCTCGACTCGCTGGGCTCCAGAACTTACAGCACATCCTCAGACGCTACACTCAAAGGAAGCAGCGAGG GTTGTGGTAGTGACCCTGAAGCAGATCTGAGCTTCACGATGTCAGAAAGTAAGGAATACCGCCGTTCGATGGTCTTAACCCCTAAGACCACCACTCAGTTCAATCAGTTCCTGCCAACAAAGGACAAGCAGACGGGCTATGTTCCAGCACCATTACGCAAGAAACGCGCTGAGCGAAATGAAGACAACAGAAGAAGCTGGGCTAGCCCTATGTTCACAGAAGATGACGGCACTTTTTCTAG TCATGAGAGGGCAGGTTCAGACCCTTCATCTATCACCGGGTTGAAATCCCAGACAACTGCCCACCAGTCTTTGGCCTATGAGTATGAGAGCAGTGATTCAGATGCAGATCGACCGGATCCCGACGTGGTTCTAGATGACCTCGCTAGCCGTAGATTTCACAGCCCATCCCCTGTCGCTCCGACCAACTTTGCCTTACCCATGAGCCAGCTGGAGGCAGCTGCTGTCTCATGTGCCTCCAGGCCACAGGTGGCTGTCAGTAATGTGCCCCGGCAGTCACTGACCCATCTCAG CAGTCAGTCACAGCCTCTTCAGAGGACTTACAGGAGGCCTGTATCCACTGACGCCTGCATTTACGATGACTCTGAAGAAGAGGATGATGAGTTTGGCTATGCTGATCCTGTTCAAGATGACCTTTATGCCCGTAAAGTTGGCCTGATGCCCCAAACATCTGCCACAGAGCCTTTTGATAAATTTCTGCCCAAGTTCTGGACACCTGAGGAGGATGCACATGTGAAGATGATCAAACTGGGCTCCCAGCGCCGCCCTTGGTACAGGAAGATCCAAGGTTTCAG TCGCAAGAAGTCAGGTTCGTCCTCTGAAGAATCAGATGGTGACGTCAATCCCTGGCTCTCTGTACCTATTTTCTCTCGCACTCAGTCTGAACCCCCTTCCTCTCACTCCCATGCACCTGAAGGCCTCGCACAGTCCAGCCTCACTTCCACACCCAG TTCTCAAACACAACACCTTACGGTTGCTCAGCAGAGTGTTGGGCTCTCTAAGTTAAAGCCCCCTGATTTTTGGCCCAGACCAGATCCCGCCTCTGGCCCCAGACTCATAAAATGCGAAAAGCATCCCCTCCTTGGGCGTGAAAACCCTAACGATCCATACAACGTTTCTGCCGACATCCTGCCTGATTTGGAAAATGACGATATGTTTACACGTCGTACAAAAGCCTTCCATTCGAGTGATGATCTGGCCAAGTTGAAGTACGGTAACTTCCTGGTGCCTCGCCACAGATCGGAGGCCGACGTCACGGTGGTAATTCAGCCCCGTCATGAGGGTGAACCCGTTTATCCTGACATTGAAAAAGATGATGTGGCTTTTCGAAGGGCTCAACAGCAAATCTGTCATCGCCCTCTGTCTGGGGCCCCTGATAACTACCACCCTGTTCCTATTCCAGAGACATGGGCTTTGCCACCAAAACTGCAGGCCAAGCTGATGTGTGTCCCAATTGAACCCAGACATAACAAACCCAAGCCAGAGAGTAAATGCAGAGCAGAGCAGCACCTGAAAACAGATGATATGCTACTTAGGAAGCTAAAAGCTTTAAATACCCAAGGGACGGAGGAAAAGGGATCTCCCAGTGTTTCTTTGTCTTGCAATGAAGAAGATATGCAGAAATGGCAAGCCATCAGAGAGGCCAGCCGTGTGCGATACAGGAAGAGGCTGATGGTGGAGAG ACTGCTCCAGAAAAGCTCTGATAGTAAAGG gaGCAAATCAGTGAGTGACATCACTGAAGATGAGACGAACCTCAGCGCCTCGACGATAGAGTTGCGCTTCGAAGAGCTGCAGAAGATGCGTGCTCGGTTGAAGGAGAATGAAGATAAATGGCAAGAT GATCTTACAAAGTGGAAGAATAAGCGCAGGAGTGTGAATTCTGACATTGTGAAgaaaaaagaggagagagaacagATCGAGCAGATCACTTCAAGCGGCGCTAGGAAATCAAAGACCTTCAAGGAAATGCAGGATGGGAG AGAGGGCCGTGAGCAAAGCAACTTCAGGGACCGATTTAACTCAAGCGTTGATGATGTCTTTGAAGATCCTGTACCCAGAACTAGAACTCTGCCAGCACGTAGCTACACCGTTGACGTCCCTTACGCCCCCAAGGACAAACCTTCCCAACCCTCCATACCATCTCTAAGAGAAAAGGAACCCGTGGCTGGCACGCTGGTATCAGATCAGACTGATTTTCCATCCAAACCTGATCGCTCTAGTCCAGATATCCCAATTTCAATGAATAACAGCATTCAGGAGAGCAAAACAACAACCCAAAACCTTCTGGATGATCCAGTTCCTGCTTTCTCCGACAGCGTGATTAAGCCCACCAGCATGATCAAGCCCATCAGCGTCAGTAAACCCAGCAGCGTTCTCAACAGCTCGGACTTGATTAGCAACACTAAGCCAGTTGAGAACTCCAGCAGCCCCATTAGCTCATTGTATAAGCCCAATTCAATGGATACAAAGCAGTCTGGGCTGGCTCAAGTTTCTGCCTCCCTCCCCAAGAGCTACCAGAGATCAGATAGCGCAAGACTCCCCTCTGTAGTCACGCCCAGGCCATTCGGCACACAGGCCAACCGAATAACCTCTCTTCCCAGAGCATTCACG ATGGACGACTCTCTTAAGCGCACcaatggagagacagacagcCTCAAGAAAACTACAGTTTCCAACCGCTATGCTCAGTATGTGAAAGAGGATGACGATGTCTCCCAGGAAAGCCCTAAGCACAGCAGTGACGAAGATGAGAGATCAGAGGGGAGAACCCCGTCTCCTGTCCCTCCGGTCAACAAGGTGTCGCCCCTGCTTAAATCTTCATTCCCACTCGTCCCTCCCAATGAG GTGGACTACAGTGAGATGAGGATCAGCCTGAACCAGAAACCCAACAGTAGCCGGGACTTTGGCTTTCAGAACGACTGGGACTCCACTGGGGTCCGTGTCAAATCTGTAGTTCCAG GCAGCACAGCGGAGCACGGTCAGGTTAAGGTTGGAGATGAGATCCTTACGGTGAACGGGCACCGGGTGGCAGACATGAGCTATAATGAGTGGAAGAGCAGTATGGAGGAGGCCTTGCAGCAGGGAAGTCTGCTTATGGACATCCGCAGACATGGCAAGAATA ACTGGGGCAGAGACCTACCTTCCCTTCCATTTAAAAGCCATAAGACCATCAATCTGACCAGTCTGGATCCTCTAGGTCCCTCTGAGCCATATCTCAGCACCAACCTGGATTTCACATCCCAACAAACCAAGGACAACGTTGTGAAAACTGTGAATGTCAGCTCACAGCCAGGCAAT AATCATGGCTCAAATGGGATAAATGGAGGCTTCCGTGAGGATTCAGAGAATGTGAATAATAAAg AATCTGAATCCATTTctatgaaaaacttaaaaaggAGATCAGAGTTTTTTGAACAAG GCTCTAAAGGGCTCACAGTCAGTTCTCTGGTCTACCTCTGTG gtggatcTGATACAGCAATATCAAAT CTTCCCATGCCCTCCATTACTACATCCACTACACGCTGGTCCTGGGATCCAGAAGAAGAGCGCAAACGACAAGAGAAGTGGCAGAAAGAGCAGGAGCGTTTGCTGCAG GAGAAGTACAAAAAAGACCAAGAAAAACTTGATGAGGAGTGGAGAAAGGCACAGCAAGATCTTGTGAAGGCAGGCTCCAAAGATTATGAGGAG GAGATGGAGCTGGACAGACACAACCTCTACTCCCCTCTGTCCTCCATCAGACAACCCACTGTTTCATGGGAAGAGCAAGAGGCTTCCAGATTAGCCCAGCAAGaggaagaaaggaagaaaagagAAGAGGAGAGGTTACGTTTAGAGGacgagaaaaaaagagagaaagagaggctgCGGTTagaggaagagaggaaaaagagagaggaagagaggcTGCAGTTAGAGGTAGAAAGGAGAAAACAACAGGAACAAGAGCGTCTTGaggaagagaggaagagagaagaagaaaagaggaagaaaagagaaGAGGAGAGGCAGCGTttagaggaagagaggagaaaaagagaggaagagaggaggAAGAAGGAAGAACAAGAGCGCCTTGAGGAACAGAGGTGGaagagagaagaggaagagcgcCTCCTTCAGGAAAAAGAGAGGAACAgaagagaggaggagaggagtCGACTGGAAGAGCAGAAGAGATTTCAGGATCAAGA TAAGGTGGACTCCTTTGGCTATACCAATGTTTACCCTGAATTATCCTACTCACACAG GTCCATTTCCAAATCCACTCCAGAACTTGATGAGGTTGCAAAACCAGATATTAAAG CAAGCGGTGGTTTGGGTGAGGTCAGCAGGGACTATAAGAAAGAGCCTCTAACTCAGGCTGAAGTGGAAAGGAAACAGATCCTTCAAGAAATGAGGAAGAAGACTTCCTTGAACACAGACAACAGCTGGATTCGCCAGCAGAGCTCTGCCAGTGTCACCCCCAAAGAACCAGTTGATCTTCCCATAAGGAG GGGCGAGTCTCTTGACAACCTCGATATGCCTCGTTCCTCCTGGAGATCATCATGGAGCGCATCTAACAGCACCTCGCTCATACCAGATTACAGCCGTCCTCATTCGGCCCTCTCTGGCTCCTCGTCGTACTATAGTGGACGTCCAGGGTCTGCCACTCTGCCGGCATCTCAGTCCATGAGCTCCCTCAAGCAGTCCTGGTCTCCATCCCCAACTACACCAGAGCCAGAGCCTCAAGCTCCACTACGGAATAG GTCAGTGAGTGGCAGGAAAATCTGTTCGTTCTGTAATACACCACTGGGCAAAGGAGCAGCCATGATCATCGAGTCCCTGGGGCTCTGTTATCATTTGAATTGTTTTAAG TGCTCTGACTGCAGGTCTGATTTGGGAGGCTCACAAGCAGGAGCAGAAGTCAGAATACGAAACCAACAGCTCTACTGTAACTCCTGCTATATGCGACTCAAAA CTGGTCAGCCCACATCCATGTGA